One genomic segment of Brevibacillus laterosporus LMG 15441 includes these proteins:
- a CDS encoding dihydrofolate reductase family protein, whose protein sequence is MPRDIILFIAASLDGFIAKEDDDLQWLFETEGEGDNGYLEMYQSIDTTIMGKNTYEYVRKITEVFPYSDKKCYVFSTSEQGSNEYVEFVNENVVDFTKKLKEQEGANIWMIGGAAILDTFMKENLIDEYMITVTPHILGSGIPLFTEKNPQIDLLLQGTKRYGQFVQIHYKVKHKKS, encoded by the coding sequence ATGCCAAGGGACATTATTTTGTTTATTGCAGCAAGCTTAGATGGGTTTATTGCTAAGGAAGATGATGATTTACAATGGTTATTCGAAACAGAGGGAGAAGGTGACAATGGTTATTTGGAAATGTATCAATCGATTGATACAACGATTATGGGGAAAAACACCTATGAGTATGTAAGAAAAATAACGGAAGTGTTCCCATATTCGGATAAAAAGTGTTATGTGTTTTCAACTTCAGAACAAGGTTCAAATGAGTATGTCGAATTTGTAAACGAAAATGTAGTTGATTTCACTAAAAAGCTAAAGGAACAGGAAGGGGCTAACATATGGATGATCGGTGGAGCTGCAATTCTTGATACTTTTATGAAAGAAAATCTAATTGACGAGTACATGATTACAGTTACACCTCATATTTTGGGCTCTGGCATTCCTTTATTTACAGAAAAAAATCCACAAATAGATTTACTCTTACAGGGAACAAAACGCTATGGGCAATTTGTCCAGATCCATTATAAGGTGAAACACAAAAAAAGCTAA
- a CDS encoding helix-turn-helix transcriptional regulator, whose translation MSKAKRLLDILMFVTTKRKFTAQELADEFNISVRTIHRYLLDLSDMGLSIYAEQGRNGGYTVLTDRILPPVLFTEEEAVSIFFAFQSFHYYRNLPFDTEINSVAHKLYHSLSSDSKVKVDKIRSYITFWNPKRSIEAPYLTDMLEASIANKNVHIQYESKSGTTTKYIHPIGVYAHNGLWYLPAYDYNKQKILLFRIDRILSILSTDENEADFMNLEEWFISNQVKNPIRLHVLLSREGVRQCKSAPELEGYVTTQEDGTGYIDSLIEESEISYIAPLFYRLGGHAQIKEPRDLIDKLRLQAREILRIYAGEE comes from the coding sequence ATGTCAAAAGCCAAGCGTTTATTAGATATCCTTATGTTTGTAACTACGAAAAGAAAATTTACAGCACAAGAATTAGCTGACGAATTTAACATATCAGTCCGAACCATTCATAGGTATTTGTTAGATTTAAGTGATATGGGGCTATCAATCTATGCAGAACAAGGACGAAACGGCGGATATACAGTATTAACGGATCGCATTCTCCCCCCTGTTTTATTTACAGAGGAAGAAGCCGTCTCCATTTTTTTTGCCTTTCAATCTTTCCATTATTATCGTAACCTTCCATTTGATACTGAAATCAATTCGGTTGCACATAAGCTCTATCATTCGCTTTCCAGTGATTCGAAAGTAAAAGTAGATAAAATTCGCTCCTATATCACTTTTTGGAATCCCAAAAGAAGCATAGAGGCCCCCTATCTAACCGATATGCTAGAAGCCTCTATTGCAAATAAAAATGTACATATTCAGTATGAATCGAAGTCGGGTACCACGACAAAATACATACACCCCATTGGAGTATATGCTCATAATGGATTATGGTATCTCCCTGCTTATGATTACAACAAACAAAAAATATTATTATTTCGTATCGACCGTATTCTTTCTATTTTGTCCACAGATGAAAATGAAGCAGATTTTATGAATTTAGAAGAATGGTTTATTTCTAATCAAGTAAAAAATCCGATTCGCTTACATGTTCTCCTTTCAAGAGAAGGAGTACGTCAATGTAAAAGTGCCCCTGAGCTAGAAGGCTATGTAACAACACAGGAAGACGGAACTGGATATATTGATTCATTGATAGAGGAAAGTGAAATCTCTTATATCGCTCCGCTATTTTATAGATTGGGGGGTCATGCACAAATAAAAGAACCAAGGGATTTAATAGACAAATTGCGATTGCAGGCACGGGAAATTTTACGTATTTATGCGGGGGAAGAATAG